In one Candidatus Absconditicoccus praedator genomic region, the following are encoded:
- the cas10 gene encoding type III-A CRISPR-associated protein Cas10/Csm1 codes for MQNNKNLYKIIIASYLHDIGKLMWRGGKNRSMNPKGFNKYQIAHAQQALEFMKDNDLGVFWENIGLIASLHHARDFINYDFDDEETQKMAWVVYMADNISSNERVNRIDENDNSYYENIKHIGLTNIFENLFVSQNTSKFTYIPKSLNDLQDVKDFFPTDKGANFEDDFLKSTMKDIGNYDVQNGFKELSNNFQNDLKTLIQESNLNDDSSLSDFRKFIYQLDILCQNYFTLVPSDTYKSIGDISLYDHTKTVVAIANVLYQSNYHNNVYKYQKDSTDTDKVFDEKISLIAGDFPSIQKYIFEGIKNSKAISKRLRARSFNIQMLNEAVIQYILERYELSPANVLINAGGKFVILAPNNIDVADIQNHINSYFVKHYHSFIKINLIQENIKLKNIFQLGDNQIKNTFKSLFDKLSQNKHKIYSKDNIQNLFVEQSIEGKEICAYCRIKYADKERHDEAICETCEKEIQIGEKLVKNDSIYLSYKNGENFEYDIDFENGDLKVLFNNWNYKDLNSDLGISKSINLYVPKNEDDEVKTFEELASKNNKYLNMLCGDIDNMSIILAKGFGDNYSVSRLLQFSRFLELFFGNFSQKILEKEFPNVYTVFSGGDDFVFVLPFEKRIEFINKYQEYFQKFTAANHNLHFSLGLSIFKDKKPFQTVNQHTEELLKSAKNKYKLQMDSRGDLDFRGICIYEQNLAQIDKKILDMESILDMQDWTRGDELTMGESSFYKLYIHLKEIRQYLYDYLDKDEKDKLYQIVHLGAKIIYMMGRNISAKNEEEKRQKNDLIDKVKNLIGTISLKERDSLYDKIDDIDSLLLKFTNHIYQNREK; via the coding sequence ATGCAAAATAATAAAAATTTGTACAAAATAATAATAGCAAGTTATCTGCACGATATATGAAAACTTATGTGGAGATGATGAAAAAATAGGTCAATGAATCCCAAATGATTCAACAAATATCAAATAGCTCATGCACAACAAGCTTTGGAGTTTATGAAAGATAATGATTTGTGAGTTTTTTGGGAAAATATATGATTAATAGCAAGCTTGCATCATGCAAGAGATTTTATTAATTATGATTTTGATGATGAAGAAACTCAAAAAATGGCTTGGGTTGTCTATATGGCTGATAATATTAGTTCCAATGAAAGAGTTAATAGAATAGATGAAAATGATAATTCTTATTATGAAAATATAAAACATATTTGACTAACAAATATTTTTGAAAATCTTTTTGTATCACAAAATACTAGTAAGTTTACATATATTCCCAAGTCTTTGAATGATCTGCAAGATGTGAAGGATTTTTTTCCAACTGATAAAGGTGCAAATTTTGAAGATGATTTTTTGAAATCTACAATGAAAGATATATGAAATTATGATGTACAAAATTGATTCAAAGAACTGTCCAATAATTTCCAAAATGATCTGAAAACTTTGATACAAGAATCTAATTTAAATGATGATTCAAGTCTATCTGATTTTAGAAAATTTATTTATCAACTTGATATTTTGTGCCAAAACTATTTTACCTTGGTGCCAAGTGATACATACAAAAGTATATGAGATATATCTTTGTATGATCATACCAAAACTGTGGTTGCAATAGCAAATGTACTTTATCAATCCAATTATCACAACAATGTTTATAAATACCAAAAAGACAGTACTGATACTGATAAGGTTTTTGATGAAAAAATATCTTTGATAGCTTGAGACTTTCCAAGTATTCAAAAATATATATTTGAATGAATCAAAAACTCAAAAGCTATATCCAAAAGACTAAGAGCTAGATCTTTCAATATCCAAATGCTAAATGAAGCAGTAATACAATATATTTTGGAAAGATATGAACTAAGTCCTGCTAATGTTTTGATAAATGCAGGTTGAAAGTTTGTGATACTTGCTCCAAATAATATTGATGTTGCTGATATTCAAAATCATATTAATTCTTATTTTGTGAAACATTATCATAGTTTTATCAAGATTAACTTGATACAAGAAAATATCAAACTAAAAAATATATTTCAACTATGAGATAATCAAATAAAAAATACTTTCAAAAGCTTATTTGATAAACTATCACAAAATAAACATAAAATTTATTCCAAAGATAATATTCAAAATCTTTTTGTTGAGCAATCAATTGAAGGTAAGGAAATTTGTGCTTATTGTAGGATAAAGTATGCAGACAAAGAAAGACATGATGAAGCTATTTGTGAAACTTGTGAAAAAGAAATTCAAATTTGAGAAAAATTAGTAAAAAATGATTCAATCTATCTTAGCTACAAAAATTGAGAAAACTTTGAATATGATATAGATTTTGAAAACTGAGATTTGAAAGTTTTGTTCAATAACTGGAATTATAAAGATTTGAATTCTGATTTGTGAATATCTAAATCAATAAATTTGTATGTTCCCAAAAATGAAGATGATGAAGTAAAAACTTTTGAAGAATTAGCGAGTAAAAATAATAAATATCTAAATATGTTGTGTGGTGATATTGATAATATGTCTATTATTTTGGCAAAGTGATTTGGTGATAATTATAGTGTAAGTAGGCTTTTGCAATTTAGTAGATTTTTGGAGTTATTTTTTGGCAATTTTTCTCAGAAAATTTTGGAAAAAGAGTTTCCAAATGTTTATACAGTTTTTAGTGGATGAGATGACTTTGTTTTTGTGCTTCCTTTTGAAAAAAGGATTGAATTTATCAATAAATATCAAGAATATTTTCAAAAATTCACGGCAGCAAATCACAATTTACATTTTAGTTTATGACTTTCTATTTTCAAAGATAAAAAACCATTCCAAACTGTAAATCAACATACTGAAGAGCTTCTGAAATCAGCAAAAAATAAGTACAAATTACAAATGGATAGTAGGGGAGACTTGGATTTTAGATGAATTTGTATATATGAGCAAAATTTAGCACAAATAGACAAAAAAATATTGGATATGGAAAGTATTCTTGATATGCAGGATTGGACAAGATGAGATGAGCTGACTATGGGTGAAAGTAGTTTTTATAAGCTATATATTCATCTCAAAGAAATTAGGCAATATCTGTATGATTATTTGGATAAAGATGAAAAAGATAAGCTTTATCAAATAGTACATTTGTGAGCCAAAATCATATATATGATGTGAAGAAATATAAGTGCTAAAAACGAAGAAGAAAAAAGACAAAAAAATGATTTGATTGATAAAGTGAAAAATTTAATATGAACAATAAGTTTGAAAGAAAGAGATAGTTTGTATGATAAAATTGATGATATAGATAGTTTGTTGCTCAAGTTTACTAATCATATATATCAAAATAGAGAAAAATAG
- the csm2 gene encoding type III-A CRISPR-associated protein Csm2 — protein MIHIPGYPEKKHNNYGPKQRNKYNNDKQETVFMKQYLDNFDASDLAKSFSLESFEALGESFKKIKSNSSLRKVYDTYLDIINGGGDKDTQIQIWFAKIAYQETRKDSSIPQGFVKFLKGIYNKINDKNKFKDFLEVFVAYHKYFNPKAN, from the coding sequence ATGATACATATACCATGATATCCAGAAAAAAAACACAATAATTACTGACCAAAACAGAGAAATAAGTATAATAATGACAAACAAGAGACTGTTTTTATGAAGCAGTATTTAGATAATTTTGATGCAAGTGATCTTGCAAAATCTTTTAGTTTAGAAAGTTTTGAAGCTCTTGGAGAAAGTTTTAAAAAAATAAAATCTAATTCATCACTTAGAAAAGTTTATGATACATATTTGGATATTATAAACTGATGATGAGACAAAGACACTCAAATACAAATATGGTTTGCAAAAATTGCCTATCAAGAGACAAGAAAGGATTCATCTATTCCTCAGTGATTTGTGAAGTTCCTAAAATGAATTTACAATAAGATAAATGATAAAAATAAATTCAAGGACTTTTTGGAAGTTTTTGTAGCTTATCATAAATACTTTAATCCTAAGGCTAATTAA
- the csm3 gene encoding type III-A CRISPR-associated RAMP protein Csm3, which yields MTKMLTPIVKECKIKLLTGLHIGGADQGLKIGGIDSSVIKNPITGEPIIPGSSIKGKMRALIEMIEYGDKIDEKGNSIQDPDEEVAKVFGCSYSNKENKKQVNISSRLIFEDFYLSRNDDFVDGKSSFEIFEEMKSDFFEDKAENSVPRFLKGTANPRHIERVPAGVEFEGKIVLLPHEGEYAISEDELNKILNKGIDYLNKNYLGGGGTRGNGRIELIVDN from the coding sequence ATGACAAAAATGTTAACTCCTATTGTAAAAGAATGCAAAATAAAGTTGCTAACTGGTTTACACATTTGATGAGCTGATCAATGACTTAAAATTTGATGAATTGATTCTTCAGTAATCAAAAATCCTATTACATGAGAGCCTATCATTCCAGGTAGTAGTATCAAATGAAAAATGAGAGCTTTGATAGAAATGATAGAATATGGTGATAAAATAGATGAAAAATGAAATTCTATTCAAGATCCAGATGAAGAAGTAGCTAAAGTTTTTGGTTGTTCTTATTCTAATAAAGAAAATAAAAAACAGGTAAATATTTCTTCAAGATTGATTTTTGAAGATTTTTATCTTTCAAGAAATGATGATTTTGTTGATTGAAAATCAAGTTTTGAAATTTTTGAAGAAATGAAGTCAGACTTTTTTGAAGACAAAGCAGAAAATTCCGTACCAAGATTTTTGAAATGAACTGCTAATCCAAGACATATAGAAAGAGTGCCAGCTGGTGTAGAATTTGAAGGGAAAATTGTTTTATTACCTCATGAGTGAGAATATGCTATAAGTGAAGATGAATTAAACAAAATTTTAAATAAATGAATAGATTATCTAAACAAAAATTATCTTGGTGGATGATGAACAAGATGAAATGGAAGAATAGAATTAATTGTTGATAATTAA
- a CDS encoding GIY-YIG nuclease family protein, whose amino-acid sequence MSSISGVLYIGMTNNLERRVYEHKNELLEGFTKKYKCKKLVYYESGTNINEIIAREKQLKKWNRRKKLNLIRTMNEKFVDLSNDW is encoded by the coding sequence ATGTCAAGTATTAGTTGAGTGTTGTATATTTGAATGACAAATAATTTAGAAAGAAGGGTGTATGAACATAAAAATGAGCTTTTAGAATGATTTACAAAAAAGTATAAATGTAAAAAGTTAGTATATTATGAATCTTGAACTAATATAAATGAAATAATAGCAAGAGAAAAGCAACTGAAAAAATGGAATAGAAGAAAAAAGCTTAATTTGATAAGAACAATGAATGAAAAATTTGTTGATTTAAGTAATGATTGGTAA
- the cas6 gene encoding CRISPR system precrRNA processing endoribonuclease RAMP protein Cas6, with protein sequence MIYLLKLNLETKEKISNSKFYYHILGAILSIFDDDDKIYNNILKISYSTKENLQVRLSIYSQEAYTQVLQKLLERQNLSLSINNTPFELQTINFDFDIFQPENINFNDFNKFKIRYLSPSFVRNKNILYTMPNPNKFIYSSFSKLNKIYEWNIDGKEFKHRLEQNIIIGEYKIKTDMIHIKGNNKSGVVGYVWYHVIDKSNQDFMKLLYITLKSMKFVGVGSSARLGLGNVSVFIN encoded by the coding sequence ATGATATATCTATTAAAACTAAATTTAGAAACAAAAGAAAAAATATCTAATTCAAAATTTTATTATCATATACTATGAGCTATATTATCAATTTTTGATGATGATGACAAAATTTATAATAATATTTTGAAAATATCATATTCTACAAAAGAAAATTTACAAGTAAGACTTAGTATATACTCTCAAGAAGCTTATACTCAAGTTTTGCAAAAACTTTTGGAAAGACAAAATCTTTCTTTGAGTATTAATAATACTCCTTTTGAATTGCAAACAATAAATTTTGATTTTGATATCTTTCAGCCAGAAAATATCAATTTCAATGATTTTAATAAATTTAAGATAAGATATCTAAGCCCTAGTTTTGTGAGAAACAAAAATATTTTGTATACTATGCCAAATCCAAACAAGTTTATATATTCTAGCTTTTCCAAATTAAATAAAATATATGAATGGAATATAGATTGAAAAGAATTTAAACATCGACTTGAGCAAAATATAATAATATGAGAATACAAAATCAAAACTGATATGATTCATATCAAATGAAATAATAAATCTTGAGTAGTGGGCTATGTATGGTATCATGTAATTGATAAATCAAATCAAGATTTTATGAAATTGCTTTATATTACCTTGAAGTCTATGAAATTTGTAGGAGTGGGAAGTAGTGCTAGACTTGGTCTGGGCAATGTGTCTGTTTTTATAAATTAA
- a CDS encoding DUF4177 domain-containing protein, which yields MEQYKVVIYQEPILSSLFFGSAKIDPIKFGDLLNENAKDGWIVQTMSKENRRIMLFWKREAQVVIMKKPA from the coding sequence ATGGAACAATATAAAGTTGTAATATATCAAGAACCAATTTTGAGCTCCTTGTTTTTTTGAAGTGCTAAGATAGATCCAATAAAATTCGGAGATCTTTTGAATGAAAATGCAAAAGATGGGTGGATAGTACAAACAATGTCAAAAGAAAATAGAAGAATAATGTTGTTTTGGAAGAGAGAAGCACAAGTTGTTATTATGAAAAAACCTGCTTAA
- the cas1 gene encoding CRISPR-associated endonuclease Cas1 gives MGLESFGNEKFLFFSKHGSYFGKLDSLEQTNVELLYNHIKASLDPQIALKYSKAIISSKVYNSRVMLQRWTRFKEIYGADNQIQRLKEVQTDIAKCDNIDALRGYEGSSARIYFNGFAKFIKEPFKFESRNRRPPKDPVNAMLSLGYTLLAQTIQMILDIQGINTQIGFFHQPKDLRTLLVLDMMEMYRAWIVDDMVLRILENGKIRLENFEIIEDNSKRPVLLDDDGLKAFLSEYYKTIFKGKDEMSIHNTMKKLKIIEKNIEAFKQTLVNKSFDYEGFKIK, from the coding sequence ATGTGATTAGAGAGTTTTTGAAATGAAAAATTCCTGTTTTTTTCTAAACATGGATCATATTTTGGCAAATTGGATAGTTTGGAACAAACAAATGTAGAACTGTTGTACAATCATATAAAAGCAAGCTTAGATCCTCAAATAGCATTGAAATATTCAAAAGCTATAATAAGCTCCAAAGTTTATAATAGTAGAGTAATGCTCCAAAGATGGACAAGATTCAAAGAAATATACTGAGCAGATAATCAAATACAAAGACTAAAAGAAGTTCAAACTGATATTGCCAAATGTGATAATATAGATGCTTTGAGATGATATGAATGAAGTTCAGCAAGAATATATTTTAATTGATTTGCAAAATTTATAAAAGAACCTTTCAAATTTGAATCAAGAAACCGTAGACCTCCCAAAGATCCAGTAAATGCAATGTTGAGCTTGTGATATACACTTTTGGCTCAAACTATTCAAATGATATTGGATATACAATGAATAAATACACAAATTGGTTTTTTTCATCAACCCAAAGATTTGAGAACTTTGCTTGTATTGGATATGATGGAAATGTATAGAGCTTGGATAGTGGATGATATGGTGCTAAGGATTTTAGAAAATTGAAAAATTAGATTAGAAAATTTTGAAATTATTGAAGATAATTCCAAAAGACCAGTATTGTTGGATGATGATTGACTAAAAGCTTTTTTGAGTGAATATTACAAAACTATATTTAAATGAAAAGATGAGATGAGTATTCATAATACTATGAAAAAACTGAAAATCATAGAAAAAAATATAGAAGCTTTCAAACAAACTTTAGTAAACAAAAGCTTTGATTATGAGGGTTTTAAGATTAAGTAG
- the cas2 gene encoding CRISPR-associated endonuclease Cas2: protein MYLSISYDITNTKARNRVVKLLESYGFRVQKSVFEVQLNDRQFKILKKQLKKILDWAKKQYPDEHENIDSVKFYILSKVGEGNLDGRVDGIGDGYEKIYFEEFMII, encoded by the coding sequence ATGTATTTAAGTATAAGTTATGATATTACAAATACCAAAGCAAGAAATAGGGTGGTGAAACTTTTGGAAAGCTATGGTTTTAGAGTCCAAAAGTCAGTTTTTGAAGTACAGTTGAATGATAGACAATTCAAAATATTGAAAAAACAACTCAAAAAGATTTTGGATTGGGCAAAAAAACAATATCCAGATGAGCATGAAAATATTGATTCTGTGAAATTCTATATTTTATCAAAAGTAGGTGAGTGAAATTTGGATGGTAGAGTAGATGGTATATGAGATGGTTATGAAAAAATATACTTTGAGGAATTTATGATAATATAA
- a CDS encoding IS1595 family transposase codes for MKNPYRKNSHLSVQKTRQIMKLFCEDLTASTTSNLLNIERKTVNRWYKYFREVIYNHSKETDLEIRGGVVEIDESYFGARRVRGKRGRGASGKIKVLGLLKREGEVYVRIVPDCSAETLIPIIRDKVSLENSKINTDYWKSYDGLVDLGYKKHYRVIHSNNEFARGKQHINGIESFRSYCKRRLAKFNGIKKEYYDIYLKECEWRFNCGLLKQNKYKQLMKLCKNFTSSLG; via the coding sequence ATGAAAAACCCTTATAGAAAAAATAGCCATTTGAGTGTACAAAAAACAAGACAAATTATGAAGCTATTTTGTGAAGATTTGACTGCTTCAACAACAAGTAATTTATTAAATATTGAAAGAAAAACAGTAAATAGGTGGTATAAATACTTTAGAGAAGTAATATACAACCATAGTAAAGAAACAGATTTAGAGATACGATGATGAGTAGTAGAGATAGATGAGAGCTACTTTGGAGCTAGAAGAGTTAGGTGAAAAAGATGACGTTGAGCTAGTTGAAAAATTAAAGTTTTATGACTATTGAAGAGAGAGTGAGAAGTTTATGTGCGTATAGTTCCTGATTGTTCAGCAGAAACTTTAATACCAATTATAAGAGATAAAGTAAGTTTAGAGAACAGCAAGATAAACACAGACTACTGGAAAAGTTATGATTGATTAGTAGACTTATGATACAAGAAACACTATAGAGTTATACATAGTAATAATGAGTTTGCTAGATGAAAACAACATATAAATTGAATAGAAAGTTTTCGAAGCTATTGTAAAAGAAGATTGGCTAAATTTAACTGAATCAAAAAGGAATATTATGATATATACCTAAAAGAATGTGAATGGAGATTTAATTGTTGATTATTGAAACAAAATAAATATAAACAACTAATGAAATTATGTAAAAATTTTACTTCTTCTTTAGGCTAA